The Anoxybacillus flavithermus genome has a segment encoding these proteins:
- a CDS encoding CBS domain-containing protein, protein MTNGDYIVKGGMTMQQPSLVELMIPSDKVAHVQVGNHLEHALLVLTRTGYSAIPVLDMTYKLQGLISMTMIMDAILGIERIEFERLETMKVEQAMQRNIPRLHVNDSFLKALKLLIDHPFVCVENDDGYFVGIVTRREILKRFNRSMYEKRQ, encoded by the coding sequence ATGACAAATGGGGACTACATTGTGAAAGGCGGAATGACGATGCAACAACCATCGCTCGTTGAACTGATGATTCCGTCCGATAAAGTGGCGCACGTGCAAGTAGGGAATCATTTAGAACACGCACTATTAGTATTGACGCGCACAGGATATTCAGCGATCCCTGTGTTAGACATGACGTACAAACTACAAGGGCTTATTAGTATGACGATGATTATGGATGCGATTTTAGGCATTGAACGCATCGAATTTGAGCGACTTGAGACGATGAAAGTTGAGCAAGCCATGCAACGCAACATACCGCGCTTACATGTGAACGATTCATTTTTAAAAGCGTTGAAGCTGCTTATTGATCATCCGTTCGTTTGCGTTGAAAACGATGACGGCTACTTTGTAGGCATCGTGACGCGTCGAGAAAT
- a CDS encoding diguanylate phosphodiesterase has translation MDALDILTHIDQVVPHYQPIFSADEQCIVGYEVLGRFQQDGDVISLGPFFHDETIPEEFRMEVDVAVTTKALEQFVNEQPASLIFINRDANVLMLDRGESFLQLLLPYKEKGLRLNQVVLEITEHHFKGDIQQLGHVLTYLRTYGIQIAVDNIGKESSNLDRIRLLAPDLLKIDLHSLRTSTASYDDVLYSISLLARKIGATLLYEEIENAFQLQYAWRNGGRYYQGYYLHEPSPSFLPKDLLKETLRNQFHTFIQHEKKKLQTLYDISEQFQARISELVSKYKKASSFNELISALAKQLSDCSFRIYICDEDGFQQSANIFKQGETWELQPQYEMKNWSWRPYFLENIIRMRSRKRGILSDLYSDIETGEMIRTYSYPIDEHHYLFIDLTYEYLFEHNAHL, from the coding sequence TTGGATGCGCTAGACATTTTAACACATATCGATCAAGTCGTCCCGCATTATCAGCCGATTTTTAGTGCTGATGAGCAGTGCATCGTTGGATATGAAGTGCTCGGTCGCTTTCAGCAAGATGGTGACGTAATCAGCCTCGGTCCATTTTTTCACGATGAAACAATTCCAGAAGAGTTTCGTATGGAAGTCGATGTTGCCGTAACGACGAAGGCGCTCGAACAGTTTGTCAACGAACAGCCAGCATCGCTTATTTTTATCAATCGTGACGCAAACGTGTTAATGCTCGATCGGGGCGAATCATTTTTACAATTACTTCTTCCATATAAAGAAAAAGGATTGCGATTAAACCAAGTCGTCCTTGAAATAACCGAACATCATTTCAAAGGCGACATTCAACAGCTTGGGCACGTATTGACGTATTTGCGTACATACGGCATTCAAATTGCAGTTGATAACATCGGAAAAGAAAGCAGCAATTTAGATCGCATTCGTCTGTTGGCGCCCGATTTATTAAAAATTGATTTACATTCGTTGCGCACGTCAACCGCATCGTACGATGATGTGCTGTATTCGATCTCGCTTTTAGCGCGCAAAATTGGCGCAACGCTTTTGTATGAAGAGATTGAAAACGCCTTTCAACTGCAATACGCGTGGCGAAATGGGGGAAGATATTATCAAGGCTATTATTTGCACGAACCTTCGCCATCATTTCTTCCGAAAGACTTATTAAAAGAAACATTGCGCAATCAGTTTCACACGTTCATTCAGCACGAAAAAAAGAAACTGCAAACGTTGTATGACATTTCCGAACAGTTTCAAGCGCGCATTTCCGAGCTCGTTTCTAAATATAAAAAAGCGTCATCGTTTAACGAACTCATTTCTGCCTTAGCCAAACAGTTAAGCGATTGCAGTTTTCGCATTTACATATGCGATGAAGACGGATTTCAACAGTCCGCAAACATATTTAAGCAAGGCGAAACGTGGGAGTTACAGCCCCAATACGAAATGAAAAACTGGAGTTGGCGTCCGTACTTTTTAGAAAACATTATTCGCATGCGCTCACGCAAGCGCGGCATTTTATCAGATTTGTACAGCGATATTGAAACAGGTGAAATGATTCGCACATATTCGTATCCGATTGATGAACACCATTATTTATTTATCGACTTAACGTACGAGTATTTATTTGAACATAACGCCCATTTGTAA
- a CDS encoding 2,4-dienoyl-CoA reductase, producing the protein MNGKVIIVTGGSSGMGKYMAKRFADEGAHVVITGRRKEALDEAANEIGGSVWPIVMDVRKPELVAAMVKETDERFGKIDALINNAAGNFICPAEKLSVNGWNSVIDIVLNGTFYCSREVGNYWIEKGQKGSIINIVATYAWGAGAGVIHSACAKAGVLTMTRTLAVEWGKKYGFRVNAIAPGPIERTGGAEKLILSEEMEKRVKDSVPLGRFGTPEEIAGVASFLLSDAAAYINGECITVDGGQWLNQHPF; encoded by the coding sequence ATGAACGGAAAAGTCATTATTGTGACAGGTGGTTCAAGTGGCATGGGGAAATATATGGCGAAGCGTTTTGCGGATGAAGGGGCGCATGTCGTCATTACAGGAAGACGAAAAGAAGCGCTTGACGAAGCAGCAAATGAAATAGGCGGAAGCGTATGGCCGATCGTGATGGACGTACGCAAACCAGAATTAGTTGCGGCAATGGTGAAAGAAACAGATGAGCGCTTTGGAAAAATTGATGCATTAATTAACAACGCTGCGGGCAACTTTATTTGTCCAGCCGAAAAGCTATCCGTTAACGGTTGGAATAGCGTCATCGACATCGTCCTAAACGGCACGTTTTATTGTAGTCGAGAAGTGGGAAACTATTGGATTGAAAAAGGGCAAAAAGGGTCGATCATTAACATCGTCGCTACATACGCGTGGGGAGCAGGAGCGGGCGTCATTCATTCCGCATGTGCCAAAGCAGGCGTGTTGACGATGACGCGCACATTAGCAGTCGAATGGGGGAAAAAATACGGCTTTCGCGTGAATGCCATCGCCCCAGGTCCAATTGAGCGAACAGGCGGCGCAGAAAAGCTTATTTTATCAGAGGAGATGGAAAAACGTGTGAAAGATAGCGTGCCGCTCGGACGCTTCGGGACGCCAGAAGAAATTGCAGGCGTCGCCTCGTTTTTACTTTCTGATGCGGCTGCCTACATTAATGGGGAGTGCATTACCGTTGATGGCGGGCAATGGCTTAATCAACATCCGTTTTAA
- a CDS encoding metallophosphoesterase, with the protein MKRRDFFKTIFSLFVKGALLSTAGYMYAKYVEPQQLTVRRYDVVHPLIPKSFDGCRLLQFSDVHLGYHYSVDHFQRVVKRMNDLDPHVICFTGDLLDEPNQYEHVDAITSLLTQLHAPLGKFCIYGNHDHGGYGTDIYKRMMTASGFRLLVNEWVTIERGHERMTIAGLDDFMLGKPNFAKTVQQLPKETYTIALIHEPDLVTQASVYPFHLQLSGHSHGGQIQLPWIGPLVTPPLAKQYVEGFYDIGQLTLYVNRGLGTTRMPFRFLTPPELTLFTLKAGS; encoded by the coding sequence ATGAAACGACGAGATTTTTTTAAAACGATTTTTTCTTTATTCGTCAAAGGAGCTTTGCTTTCCACTGCCGGATACATGTACGCAAAGTATGTAGAACCGCAACAGTTGACGGTACGGCGATACGATGTCGTCCATCCGCTCATCCCGAAAAGCTTTGACGGATGCCGACTGCTTCAGTTTAGCGATGTGCATTTAGGGTATCATTATTCTGTTGACCATTTTCAACGGGTCGTGAAACGAATGAATGACCTCGATCCGCACGTCATTTGTTTTACAGGAGATTTACTAGATGAACCGAATCAATATGAACATGTCGATGCGATTACATCGCTGCTCACCCAGCTTCACGCTCCCTTAGGGAAATTTTGCATTTACGGAAACCACGATCATGGCGGATACGGAACAGACATATATAAACGAATGATGACAGCAAGTGGATTTCGGCTACTTGTCAATGAATGGGTAACGATTGAACGAGGACATGAACGAATGACGATCGCGGGGTTAGATGATTTTATGCTCGGTAAGCCTAATTTCGCCAAAACGGTGCAACAGTTGCCGAAAGAAACGTATACGATCGCTTTAATTCATGAACCTGATCTTGTGACGCAAGCGAGCGTCTATCCGTTTCATCTTCAATTGTCAGGCCATAGCCACGGGGGACAAATTCAACTGCCTTGGATCGGCCCGCTCGTAACCCCTCCGCTTGCGAAACAGTATGTTGAAGGATTTTACGACATCGGACAGCTCACATTGTATGTCAATCGCGGACTTGGTACGACGCGCATGCCGTTTCGCTTTTTAACGCCGCCAGAACTTACGTTGTTTACGTTAAAAGCCGGATCATAA
- a CDS encoding chromosome condensation protein — protein MMYVALGGALGAWCRYKLGIWLMRWTKRSPVPLSILFINWLGSFGLGIALAHDVQSVGVTVGFFGAFTTFSTFSVEAIQLLSHKKYKEALLYIGASMVGSICLFQAGFML, from the coding sequence ATGATGTATGTCGCGCTTGGTGGCGCGTTAGGGGCGTGGTGTCGGTACAAGCTTGGCATATGGCTGATGCGTTGGACGAAACGGTCACCTGTGCCTCTTTCCATTTTATTTATTAACTGGCTCGGTTCATTTGGGCTCGGTATCGCGCTTGCCCATGACGTCCAGTCGGTCGGAGTGACGGTCGGATTTTTTGGCGCGTTTACGACGTTTTCCACATTTAGCGTCGAAGCCATCCAACTCTTATCGCATAAAAAATATAAAGAAGCGCTTCTTTATATCGGCGCTTCAATGGTTGGGAGCATATGTTTATTTCAAGCCGGGTTCATGTTATGA
- a CDS encoding chromosome condensation protein, whose amino-acid sequence MKESGAVAIGGAFGALCRYGVALLFPFLTFPWGTLFVNYIGSLLLGALTSYVGKGKMAEWLRLAIGTGFCGGLTTMSTFSKETVVLWHEHTGLANIYVFASFVGGLLCCYAGVRVGERLGARSVGEVS is encoded by the coding sequence ATGAAAGAAAGTGGAGCGGTCGCCATTGGGGGAGCGTTCGGAGCGTTATGCCGATACGGCGTTGCGCTTCTTTTCCCGTTTCTTACATTTCCATGGGGAACGTTGTTTGTCAATTACATCGGTTCGTTATTGCTTGGCGCGTTGACGTCTTACGTCGGAAAAGGAAAAATGGCTGAATGGTTGCGGCTTGCGATCGGTACAGGATTTTGTGGCGGATTGACGACGATGTCGACGTTTAGTAAGGAAACGGTCGTGTTATGGCACGAACATACCGGATTAGCGAACATATATGTGTTTGCTTCTTTCGTTGGTGGGTTGCTTTGTTGTTATGCGGGTGTACGTGTCGGAGAACGGCTGGGTGCAAGAAGTGTAGGTGAAGTGTCATGA
- a CDS encoding RNA degradosome polyphosphate kinase, producing MDLSHPMYYNNRELSWLAFNERVLQEAMDERNPLLERLKFLAIFSSNLDEFFMVRVAGLKDQVKAGFNKPENKAGLTPKEQLKKIAKKTHELVKWQYDMYNRTLLPMLRAEGVHLLAPNEWNDEQTTYLQSYFMKNIFPVLTPMAVDAYRPFPMLLNKSLNLAIVLEDDEEDEDDRKKLAIVQVPSVLSRFIPLPANNDTHMYALLEDVIATFIHTLFKGYNVSSVTQFRITRNADLTIHEEGARDLLKEIEKELKKRKWGAAVRLEMSKKGFDEWVLDYLLDELEIHEKDVYKIDGPIDLTFLFSFYHEVARYKEHLVFQTLIPQPPKDLDDDEDIFEKAKERDLLFHHPYESFEPVIDFISDAADDPDVLAIKQTLYRVSGDSPIIEALKRAAENGKQVTVLVELKARFDEENNVQWAKELEKAGCHVIYGMTHLKTHSKITLIVRQKHGNIERFVHLGTGNYNDATAKVYTDFGFITANEQFGEDATNFFNYLSGYMEKPEFHHLVVAPFDLRQQFLQLIDEEIRYHKQYGDGRIIAKMNSLTDKQLIMKLYEASQAGVQIDLIVRGICCLRPQMKGVSENIRVRSIVGRFLEHSRVYYFHHHGKERVFLSSADWMTRNMDRRIEILFPIFRQQLKERLIEVLHMLLSDNVKAREQNEDGEYEYVKRKENEEEVDSQMMLFQMAYDVADDEE from the coding sequence ATGGATTTAAGTCATCCGATGTATTACAACAACCGTGAACTCAGTTGGCTTGCGTTCAACGAGCGCGTCTTGCAAGAAGCGATGGATGAACGCAATCCGCTATTGGAACGATTAAAATTTTTAGCGATTTTTAGCTCGAATTTAGATGAGTTTTTTATGGTGCGCGTGGCCGGCTTAAAAGATCAAGTGAAAGCTGGTTTTAATAAGCCGGAAAATAAAGCGGGGTTAACGCCGAAAGAACAGTTAAAAAAAATTGCGAAAAAAACGCATGAGCTGGTGAAATGGCAGTATGACATGTACAATCGAACGTTATTGCCGATGCTACGTGCTGAAGGGGTACATTTGCTTGCCCCAAATGAATGGAATGACGAACAAACAACGTATTTGCAGTCGTATTTTATGAAAAACATCTTCCCGGTGTTAACGCCGATGGCGGTCGATGCGTATCGCCCGTTTCCGATGTTGTTAAATAAAAGCTTAAATTTAGCAATCGTTCTTGAAGATGATGAAGAAGACGAAGACGATCGAAAAAAATTAGCGATCGTTCAAGTGCCGTCCGTGTTAAGTCGTTTCATTCCTTTGCCGGCAAACAACGACACGCACATGTATGCGCTATTAGAAGACGTCATTGCGACGTTTATTCATACGCTATTTAAAGGCTACAACGTTTCGTCTGTCACGCAATTTCGCATTACGCGCAACGCCGATTTAACGATTCACGAGGAAGGGGCTCGCGATTTATTAAAAGAAATCGAGAAAGAGTTAAAAAAGCGAAAATGGGGCGCAGCGGTGCGGCTTGAAATGAGCAAAAAAGGGTTTGATGAGTGGGTGCTCGATTATTTGTTAGATGAACTAGAAATTCACGAAAAAGACGTATACAAAATCGACGGTCCGATTGATTTAACGTTTTTGTTTTCGTTTTATCATGAAGTAGCACGATACAAAGAACATCTCGTGTTTCAAACGCTCATTCCACAACCGCCGAAAGATTTAGACGATGACGAAGACATATTTGAAAAAGCGAAAGAAAGAGATTTATTGTTCCATCATCCGTACGAGTCGTTTGAACCCGTCATCGACTTTATTTCCGATGCGGCCGATGACCCTGATGTGTTGGCGATTAAACAGACGTTGTATCGCGTCAGCGGTGATTCTCCCATTATTGAAGCGCTCAAGCGCGCAGCCGAAAACGGGAAACAAGTGACCGTTCTCGTTGAATTAAAGGCACGGTTTGATGAAGAAAATAACGTGCAATGGGCGAAGGAGCTTGAAAAGGCAGGGTGTCACGTCATTTACGGCATGACGCATTTAAAAACGCATAGTAAAATTACGTTAATCGTTCGGCAAAAACACGGAAACATTGAGCGATTCGTTCATTTAGGTACAGGAAATTATAACGATGCGACTGCCAAAGTGTACACCGATTTCGGTTTCATTACGGCAAACGAGCAATTTGGTGAAGATGCGACAAACTTTTTTAATTATTTAAGCGGCTACATGGAAAAGCCTGAGTTTCATCATTTAGTCGTCGCTCCGTTTGATTTACGACAACAATTTTTACAACTGATCGATGAAGAAATTCGCTACCATAAACAATACGGTGACGGACGCATCATCGCGAAAATGAACTCGCTGACAGACAAACAGCTCATCATGAAGTTATACGAAGCGTCGCAAGCAGGGGTACAAATCGATTTAATTGTGCGCGGCATTTGTTGTTTGCGCCCGCAAATGAAAGGGGTAAGTGAAAATATTCGCGTTCGCAGCATCGTCGGCCGCTTTTTAGAACATAGCCGCGTTTATTATTTTCATCATCATGGAAAAGAGCGTGTCTTTTTATCGTCCGCCGATTGGATGACGCGCAATATGGATCGCCGCATCGAAATTTTATTCCCGATTTTCCGTCAGCAATTAAAAGAGCGTCTTATTGAGGTGCTACACATGTTGCTTTCTGATAACGTCAAGGCGCGCGAACAAAATGAAGATGGTGAGTACGAATATGTGAAACGAAAAGAAAACGAAGAAGAAGTCGATAGCCAAATGATGTTGTTTCAAATGGCGTATGATGTGGCAGATGATGAAGAGTAG
- a CDS encoding exopolyphosphatase, whose product MKYGIIDIGSNTMRLVIYEQSKSGRLRERENVKIAARLRNYLTEDGVFTEEGLRVLLDGLLTFQDVTRFHHLYDVKCVATATIRQARNRDDIVRIVAERTDFRIRILSEYEEAYYGFLAVIQSTSFHEGITIDIGGGSTEVTYFYNRELVDYHSFPFGALSLKREFVAGDVPTDEELQTLRAYVEKQFQSLPWLKQRKLPIIAIGGSARNVVQVHQMLQNYPIAGIHQYEMNREHIVQVKKYLRALTFEQLQKVEALSKDRADLIIPAVEVFQTLYETVDATTFILSRKGLRDGIFYEQFGPIIFPSVLDESFFELAQDYEVNTNHVHHVLKLVIQLFEQMRALALFPLTGEDLVLLKRAAHVFYLGQYVDEEASSQHTFYILANRTIDGLSHRDRVQLALVASFKNKTLFKQYVQPFQSWFTRTEQKKLRFLGALLKFAYSLNDTKRNIVNRLQLELQQETIVIHIFCNQSFKAEEYQAEKHKKHVEKMVKRPIQLQFHLEG is encoded by the coding sequence TTGAAATACGGCATTATTGATATTGGCTCAAACACGATGCGCCTCGTCATTTATGAACAAAGTAAAAGCGGTCGTTTGCGAGAAAGGGAAAACGTAAAAATTGCCGCCCGTTTGCGCAATTATTTAACAGAAGATGGGGTGTTTACAGAGGAAGGGCTGCGTGTGCTTTTAGATGGGCTTTTGACGTTTCAAGACGTAACGCGCTTTCATCATTTGTACGATGTGAAATGCGTGGCGACCGCCACAATTCGTCAAGCGCGCAATCGCGACGACATCGTTCGCATCGTTGCTGAACGGACCGACTTTCGTATTCGTATTTTATCCGAATACGAAGAAGCATACTACGGTTTTTTAGCGGTCATTCAATCGACATCGTTTCACGAAGGGATTACGATTGATATCGGCGGTGGAAGTACGGAAGTGACGTATTTTTACAATCGTGAACTTGTCGATTATCATAGCTTTCCGTTCGGTGCGTTATCGCTAAAGCGCGAATTTGTCGCTGGGGATGTTCCGACGGATGAAGAATTACAAACGCTGCGGGCATACGTCGAAAAGCAATTTCAATCGCTTCCATGGCTAAAACAACGAAAACTTCCGATCATTGCGATTGGCGGAAGCGCCCGCAACGTCGTACAAGTGCATCAAATGCTCCAAAACTACCCGATTGCCGGCATTCATCAATATGAAATGAATCGCGAACATATCGTTCAAGTGAAAAAATATTTGCGTGCTCTTACATTTGAACAACTACAAAAAGTCGAAGCGTTGTCGAAAGATCGGGCCGATTTGATTATTCCAGCGGTTGAAGTGTTTCAAACATTATACGAAACAGTCGATGCGACGACGTTTATTTTAAGCCGAAAAGGGTTACGTGACGGCATTTTTTACGAACAGTTTGGGCCGATTATTTTTCCCAGCGTATTAGATGAAAGTTTTTTTGAATTAGCCCAAGACTACGAAGTAAATACAAACCACGTGCACCACGTATTAAAACTAGTCATTCAACTGTTTGAACAAATGCGTGCGCTCGCTCTTTTCCCATTGACGGGAGAAGACCTCGTTTTATTAAAGCGCGCTGCTCACGTGTTTTATTTAGGGCAATATGTCGATGAAGAAGCGAGCAGTCAACATACGTTTTACATTTTAGCCAATCGAACGATCGACGGCTTAAGCCATCGTGACCGCGTACAGCTTGCGCTTGTCGCTTCGTTTAAAAATAAAACGTTGTTTAAACAATACGTCCAGCCGTTTCAGTCGTGGTTTACGCGCACGGAACAAAAAAAGCTTCGTTTTCTTGGCGCCCTCTTGAAATTTGCTTACAGCTTAAATGATACGAAACGAAATATTGTCAACCGTCTGCAACTTGAACTTCAACAAGAAACGATCGTTATACACATTTTTTGTAATCAGTCGTTTAAAGCGGAAGAGTATCAAGCCGAAAAACATAAAAAACATGTCGAAAAAATGGTAAAACGACCGATTCAATTACAATTTCATTTGGAGGGATGA
- a CDS encoding GGDEF-domain containing protein: MNEQQFLYQHPPLMKWKAVGQQFDQYAIFFITNTDGTIVHISDSFMKQLLRRYGNVQQFVDRAYEVLAELHTNGAWRGEAIVECRHAYMHVYAFHSHLIWTGCFLYDHNDSDILTGVLSYESFLHLLRERINKREPFALLSLNLDRFKFINDLIGYEYGNELLKQVAERLRRYENGIVARQARDQFFLAFYTIDRNEIRYMIRDVIQIFSTPFQLTDQELTITPSIGVSVFPDDATDWTTLLSFADLALEIAKENGGNTYCFYTNELKKTNEEKLYIQHSIRKALKQNEFTLHYQPIVDIQTGDIVAVEALLRWFHPKRGWISPATFIPIAEETNLIQPIGDWVLRNVCEQSKKWKEKGLPHVQIGVNVSIKQFLQADLVKHIEHVLRTYDLDPFCLKLEITESMAMHHIDYVLAQLQSLKHLGLQLAVDDFGTGYSSLNYLKKLPVDIIKIDRSFVQDMVKHSYDLSIVRAVIQVAHSLQMKVVAEGVETEEQLAILKREGCDRAQGYYFSKPLAAEQFEQLVQQKKGRSH; the protein is encoded by the coding sequence ATGAATGAACAGCAGTTTCTATACCAACACCCTCCATTGATGAAATGGAAGGCCGTTGGGCAACAGTTTGATCAATATGCGATTTTTTTCATTACGAATACAGATGGAACGATTGTACATATTAGCGATTCGTTCATGAAACAATTATTGCGTCGCTATGGTAACGTTCAACAGTTCGTTGACCGCGCCTATGAAGTGCTTGCTGAATTACACACAAATGGGGCGTGGCGGGGGGAAGCGATCGTCGAGTGTCGTCATGCGTACATGCACGTTTATGCGTTTCATTCGCATCTCATTTGGACAGGATGCTTTTTATACGATCATAACGATTCCGATATATTAACAGGCGTGCTGTCGTACGAGTCGTTTCTCCATCTGCTTCGCGAGCGCATAAATAAACGCGAGCCGTTTGCGTTACTGTCGCTCAATTTAGATCGCTTTAAATTTATTAACGATTTAATCGGATATGAATACGGAAACGAATTGTTAAAACAAGTGGCGGAGCGATTGCGTCGCTATGAAAATGGCATCGTCGCAAGACAAGCACGCGATCAATTTTTTCTCGCTTTTTATACGATTGACCGAAACGAAATACGCTACATGATTCGTGACGTCATCCAAATATTTTCGACCCCATTTCAACTAACAGACCAAGAATTGACGATCACACCGAGCATCGGAGTAAGTGTATTTCCAGATGATGCAACCGATTGGACGACGCTTCTATCGTTTGCCGATTTAGCGCTTGAAATCGCAAAGGAAAACGGGGGAAATACGTACTGTTTTTATACGAACGAATTAAAAAAGACGAACGAAGAAAAATTGTACATTCAACATAGCATTCGCAAAGCGTTAAAACAAAACGAATTTACGCTTCATTACCAACCGATCGTCGACATTCAAACAGGCGATATTGTGGCGGTCGAAGCGTTGCTTCGCTGGTTTCATCCGAAGCGCGGCTGGATTTCGCCAGCAACATTTATCCCAATTGCGGAAGAAACGAATTTAATTCAACCGATCGGCGATTGGGTGTTACGAAACGTATGTGAACAAAGTAAAAAATGGAAAGAAAAAGGGCTACCACACGTGCAAATTGGTGTCAACGTTTCCATTAAACAATTTTTGCAAGCCGACTTAGTGAAACATATTGAACATGTGCTCCGCACGTACGATTTAGACCCGTTTTGTTTAAAATTAGAAATTACCGAAAGTATGGCGATGCATCATATCGATTACGTCCTCGCGCAGTTGCAGTCGTTAAAACATTTAGGATTGCAGCTCGCCGTCGACGATTTCGGGACAGGCTATTCTTCATTAAACTATTTAAAAAAATTGCCGGTTGACATCATTAAAATCGACCGTTCGTTCGTGCAAGATATGGTAAAACATTCATATGACTTATCGATCGTGCGCGCGGTTATTCAAGTGGCACACAGTTTGCAGATGAAAGTCGTCGCTGAAGGAGTGGAGACGGAAGAACAGCTTGCGATTTTAAAACGAGAAGGATGCGACCGCGCCCAAGGCTACTACTTCAGCAAACCGCTTGCCGCTGAACAATTTGAACAATTAGTCCAACAGAAAAAAGGGCGATCTCATTAG
- a CDS encoding spore gernimation protein GerA, giving the protein MGEGECQMKWMIVCILLLSGCVSPRVLERQGIITAAGFDKKGKLYEGGSVMLSFQTSGSSLSEVIEATNKTSKGLRQDLEAQTSHDLGSGQIRVIVYGKELAEKDGIFTLTDTLQRDANIGSLVYLAIGEPNAKQIIKSKKHEDVPDIGTYLYRLIEKNLKSESLLAATLHEFIHSYYDVGKDPALPYLSLRDDKPIIEKVALFRGDKFVGTVRLDESFYIKMLASQYNTGLKNMTVPREAVGPLLLNKKGKKVNIVINEIRTKRKIKLISQKPAPHFRITVKMQAEILEMSEKIKPIMQANIHVLERAIEKQMKKEIEQLLAKLKAYKTDPIGFGQIYDHSVRKLQLTDKKWLTLYQDARFDVDVHVSILRTGTID; this is encoded by the coding sequence ATGGGCGAAGGGGAGTGCCAAATGAAATGGATGATCGTTTGTATATTGTTATTAAGTGGTTGTGTGTCACCGCGCGTGTTAGAAAGACAAGGTATTATTACTGCGGCTGGCTTTGATAAAAAGGGAAAGTTGTACGAAGGCGGTTCAGTGATGCTTTCGTTTCAAACATCAGGTTCGTCGCTGTCCGAAGTGATCGAAGCGACAAATAAAACGAGCAAAGGACTTCGCCAAGATTTAGAAGCACAAACGAGCCACGACTTAGGTTCCGGACAAATTCGCGTCATTGTATACGGAAAAGAACTCGCGGAGAAAGATGGCATTTTCACGCTAACCGACACGCTCCAACGCGACGCCAATATCGGCTCGCTCGTTTATTTAGCGATCGGTGAGCCGAACGCAAAACAAATCATTAAAAGTAAAAAACATGAAGATGTACCGGACATCGGAACGTATTTATACCGATTAATTGAAAAAAATTTAAAAAGTGAATCGTTGCTTGCTGCGACGTTACATGAGTTTATTCATAGTTACTACGACGTCGGCAAAGATCCTGCCTTGCCTTATTTATCGTTGCGTGACGATAAGCCGATTATTGAAAAAGTTGCGCTATTTCGCGGCGACAAATTTGTCGGTACGGTACGTCTCGATGAAAGCTTTTATATAAAAATGTTAGCGTCACAATATAATACAGGATTGAAAAATATGACGGTGCCACGCGAAGCTGTTGGACCGTTGTTATTGAACAAAAAAGGAAAAAAAGTGAACATTGTCATCAACGAAATTCGCACGAAACGAAAAATCAAACTGATTAGCCAAAAGCCTGCCCCGCATTTTCGTATAACGGTAAAGATGCAAGCGGAAATTTTAGAGATGTCAGAAAAAATAAAGCCGATTATGCAAGCGAACATTCACGTTTTGGAACGCGCGATTGAAAAACAAATGAAAAAAGAAATCGAGCAGTTATTAGCGAAATTAAAAGCGTACAAAACCGATCCGATCGGATTTGGACAAATATATGACCATTCGGTACGGAAATTACAGTTAACGGATAAAAAGTGGTTGACATTATATCAAGATGCTCGCTTTGATGTCGATGTCCATGTATCCATCTTACGAACAGGAACAATTGACTAA